The Paenibacillus sp. MBLB1832 genome has a window encoding:
- a CDS encoding GNAT family N-acetyltransferase — translation MLVTWDEQYRQAIIALWNEEAVKDGYKELSEISFDHIFVKNPHFDPDCTFVLLAGDQVIGFACGCTGENLPLGEIAGYITCIVLASGFATDDNYLNLLNALEDRFKDLGKKQADILFFNPMLLPWYIPDTPKHEHNNAPGVSVDSKLYTFLLGAGYVERAKQCAMYLPLSGFKIPDEIRAKEAKACAQGYTIDMFDPGKHVGVEDMLKGFANPLWQKEIGASTASGVPVVIAAYQGKTVGFAGPVIRQENGRGYFAGIGVLPDHEGHGLGSLLFFKLCEAFQEIGTDYMSLYTGMSNPAIRIYERAGFQTVKLFAVMRREFA, via the coding sequence ATGCTTGTAACTTGGGACGAGCAATATCGGCAGGCAATTATTGCTTTATGGAATGAAGAAGCCGTGAAAGATGGTTATAAAGAGCTTTCAGAGATAAGTTTTGATCACATCTTTGTTAAGAATCCACATTTTGATCCAGATTGTACCTTCGTTCTTCTTGCAGGTGATCAGGTTATTGGCTTCGCCTGCGGGTGTACGGGGGAGAATCTTCCCCTTGGTGAGATAGCAGGGTATATTACGTGTATCGTGTTAGCGAGCGGTTTTGCGACGGATGATAACTATTTAAACCTGTTAAATGCGTTGGAAGACAGGTTTAAAGATTTGGGTAAAAAGCAAGCGGATATTCTCTTTTTCAATCCGATGTTATTGCCGTGGTATATCCCAGACACACCCAAGCATGAGCACAACAATGCACCCGGTGTCTCTGTAGATAGCAAACTGTACACGTTCTTGCTGGGCGCAGGCTACGTCGAACGTGCCAAGCAATGTGCGATGTATCTCCCTTTGTCAGGGTTCAAGATTCCTGATGAAATCAGAGCAAAAGAAGCGAAAGCGTGCGCCCAAGGGTATACGATTGATATGTTCGACCCGGGTAAGCACGTTGGCGTGGAAGATATGCTGAAGGGTTTTGCGAATCCGTTATGGCAAAAGGAAATTGGAGCATCCACGGCAAGTGGTGTGCCCGTTGTCATTGCAGCCTACCAAGGGAAGACGGTTGGATTTGCGGGACCAGTTATTCGACAAGAGAACGGCCGCGGCTATTTTGCTGGAATCGGTGTGCTTCCTGACCATGAGGGTCATGGCTTAGGCAGTCTTTTATTTTTTAAGTTATGCGAAGCATTTCAGGAAATTGGGACCGATTACATGTCGCTTTATACAGGTATGTCGAACCCAGCTATCCGCATCTATGAACGGGCAGGTTTTCAAACTGTGAAACTTTTTGCTGTCATGAGAAGGGAGTTTGCATAA
- a CDS encoding beta-galactosidase, with the protein MTAKFPPISSKLPVFMHGADYNPDQWLHDPSVFEEDIRLMKLAHCNVMSVGIFSWNALEPEEGQFKFEWLDHVLDTFAENGIYAWLATPSGARPAWMSSKYPEVLRVTPTRQRNLHGARHNHCYTSPVYREKVNIMNTKLAERYAEHPAVVGWHISNEYGGECHCDYCQDAFRDWLKVKYQSLDELNHAWWTSFWSHTYTDWSQIVSPSPIGESAVHGHNLDWKRFVTDQTVDFCKHEIAPLKAMNANLPVTTNMMYNFSALDYRKFAHVIDVVSWDAYPTWHDAQDQAEDTVAAWFAFNHDIFRSLQKKPFLLMESTPSLTNWQPVSKLKRPSMHRLSSLQAVAHGSDSVQYFQWRKSRGSSEKFHGAVVDHVGHEHTRVFRDVASLGETLSKLTPVIGTTTKSEAAILFDWDNWWAVNDTQGPRNKGIHFEETVMQQYKALWELGVPTDVISSEDNFSTYKLLIAPMMYLMREETGAKIRQFVTKGGTFVATYWSGIVDENDLCYLGGFPGPLRDTLGIWSEEIEGLHDHDRNGIVLQKGNPLGLQGTYEVRELCDLIHSEGAEVLAVYQDDFYAGRPALTRNSMGDGQAYYLAARVSDPRFYTEFYGQLVQQSGVRRALHVSLPDGVTSTVRTDGEYDYVFLMNFSGKEQVIELDNQAYTDMETKQLVANKVELPLHGISILRREVISA; encoded by the coding sequence ATGACCGCCAAATTTCCACCAATTAGTAGTAAGCTTCCCGTATTTATGCATGGTGCCGATTATAATCCAGATCAATGGCTGCACGATCCAAGTGTGTTTGAAGAAGACATCCGCCTCATGAAACTGGCTCATTGCAATGTTATGTCTGTTGGCATTTTTTCATGGAATGCGTTAGAACCAGAGGAAGGCCAATTTAAATTTGAATGGCTGGATCATGTATTGGATACCTTTGCTGAAAATGGTATTTATGCATGGCTTGCCACTCCAAGCGGGGCGAGACCCGCATGGATGTCATCGAAATATCCAGAAGTTTTGCGTGTAACCCCAACGCGACAACGTAATTTACATGGTGCCCGTCATAATCATTGCTACACATCGCCTGTGTATCGTGAGAAGGTCAACATCATGAATACTAAACTGGCCGAACGCTATGCAGAGCATCCAGCTGTCGTCGGATGGCATATCTCGAACGAATATGGCGGCGAATGCCATTGTGACTATTGTCAGGATGCCTTCCGGGATTGGCTTAAAGTTAAATATCAATCATTAGATGAATTAAATCATGCATGGTGGACTTCCTTCTGGAGCCATACCTATACCGATTGGTCACAGATCGTCTCTCCATCTCCGATCGGTGAGTCAGCTGTACATGGCCATAATTTGGATTGGAAACGATTTGTCACCGACCAAACTGTTGATTTCTGCAAGCATGAAATTGCACCATTGAAAGCTATGAATGCCAACTTACCCGTAACCACCAATATGATGTATAACTTCTCAGCACTGGATTACCGGAAGTTTGCTCATGTAATCGACGTTGTATCTTGGGACGCTTATCCGACTTGGCATGATGCACAGGATCAAGCGGAAGATACCGTTGCCGCTTGGTTTGCATTCAATCACGATATATTCCGTTCGTTGCAAAAAAAACCATTTCTACTGATGGAGAGTACGCCAAGTCTTACGAACTGGCAGCCTGTTAGCAAACTGAAACGTCCAAGTATGCATCGCCTTTCTTCGCTTCAAGCCGTTGCACATGGATCGGATTCCGTCCAATATTTCCAGTGGCGTAAAAGCCGCGGTTCCAGCGAAAAATTCCACGGCGCCGTTGTTGATCACGTGGGGCACGAGCATACTCGCGTATTCCGTGATGTGGCATCCTTAGGGGAAACACTATCCAAGCTGACACCCGTGATTGGCACAACAACGAAATCAGAAGCTGCAATTTTGTTTGATTGGGACAATTGGTGGGCAGTCAACGACACGCAAGGCCCTAGAAATAAAGGGATTCATTTTGAAGAAACCGTTATGCAGCAGTATAAAGCATTATGGGAGCTCGGCGTGCCGACAGATGTGATCAGTTCTGAGGACAATTTCTCTACATATAAACTACTAATCGCGCCCATGATGTACCTTATGCGTGAAGAAACCGGCGCAAAAATTAGGCAGTTTGTTACAAAAGGCGGCACGTTCGTAGCGACCTATTGGTCAGGAATCGTCGATGAGAACGATTTGTGTTATTTGGGAGGCTTCCCTGGACCGCTTCGCGATACGCTTGGCATTTGGTCGGAGGAAATCGAAGGCTTACACGATCACGATCGAAACGGCATTGTGCTTCAGAAAGGGAATCCGCTTGGTTTGCAGGGAACATATGAGGTTAGGGAGCTTTGCGATCTCATTCATTCGGAAGGTGCCGAAGTACTGGCTGTCTACCAGGATGATTTTTACGCAGGACGTCCTGCGTTGACGAGGAATTCAATGGGAGATGGACAAGCCTATTATTTGGCAGCTCGCGTGAGTGACCCCCGTTTCTACACCGAGTTCTACGGTCAACTTGTGCAACAAAGCGGAGTTCGTCGCGCATTGCATGTAAGTTTGCCTGACGGGGTAACTTCAACAGTGCGAACAGACGGAGAGTACGACTACGTATTCTTGATGAATTTTAGCGGTAAAGAACAAGTGATCGAGTTGGATAATCAAGCTTACACGGATATGGAAACGAAGCAACTAGTAGCAAACAAGGTTGAGTTGCCTCTGCACGGCATCTCGATTTTAAGAAGAGAAGTCATATCAGCTTAA
- a CDS encoding anhydro-N-acetylmuramic acid kinase — MLRKLLNQTSLTIAGIMSGTSLDGIDVAIVRIDGRGLDTSIKLIHFESFAYEADVREKLKLLCTIEHSDVAQVCGMNFAIAERFADAVIQTAAAANLSMADIDLVSSHGQTIWHIPIADDANPFLPKSTLQIGDLSVIAKRTGKPVVGDFRTADIAVGGQGAPLVPYGDYLLFRDENKGRILQNIGGIGNCTAIPAASSGGIAFDTGPGNMIMDQVVYELSEGRLSYDANGEWAAKGRVHQELLEDLLAHPYFQEPPPKTTGREIFGKAYAATWLASALERGLPQEDIVATATAFTAHSIARGYQDFIFPQSEIAEVIVSGGGAHNRTLLSMLGELLPNQTIFTSDELGISCDAKEAMLFALLGNAFIQGETNNVPAATGAERQTIMGKLALP, encoded by the coding sequence TTGCTTCGAAAACTTTTGAATCAAACTTCACTGACCATAGCAGGGATTATGTCAGGCACTTCGCTGGATGGCATTGATGTCGCTATTGTCCGCATCGATGGCCGCGGTCTTGATACAAGCATCAAGCTGATTCACTTCGAGAGCTTTGCCTACGAAGCGGATGTTCGTGAGAAGCTCAAGCTGTTATGTACGATTGAGCATTCTGATGTTGCGCAAGTGTGCGGCATGAACTTCGCGATAGCGGAGCGCTTTGCAGATGCCGTCATCCAAACAGCTGCTGCCGCTAACCTAAGCATGGCGGATATCGATCTCGTCTCCTCCCATGGGCAGACGATTTGGCATATCCCTATAGCGGACGATGCGAATCCTTTTCTGCCCAAATCGACGCTGCAAATTGGGGATTTGTCCGTGATTGCCAAACGAACAGGCAAACCTGTCGTCGGCGATTTCAGGACAGCGGATATCGCCGTAGGCGGGCAAGGCGCACCGCTTGTACCCTACGGTGACTATCTCCTTTTCAGGGACGAAAACAAAGGGCGCATCCTTCAAAATATAGGTGGTATTGGGAATTGCACAGCCATCCCCGCTGCTTCCAGTGGGGGTATTGCCTTTGACACGGGTCCTGGAAACATGATCATGGATCAAGTCGTATACGAGCTATCCGAGGGACGACTTTCGTACGATGCGAATGGAGAATGGGCTGCCAAAGGCAGGGTGCATCAAGAATTACTTGAGGACTTGCTCGCACATCCGTACTTCCAAGAACCGCCTCCCAAAACGACAGGACGCGAAATATTCGGAAAAGCCTATGCCGCGACATGGCTAGCATCTGCTTTGGAACGAGGACTTCCTCAGGAGGATATCGTTGCCACGGCGACAGCTTTTACCGCACACAGCATTGCTCGCGGATATCAGGACTTTATTTTTCCACAGAGTGAGATTGCTGAAGTGATTGTAAGTGGAGGCGGAGCTCATAACCGCACACTTCTTAGCATGCTTGGTGAGCTGCTGCCAAATCAGACCATTTTCACATCCGACGAGCTGGGTATATCCTGCGATGCGAAGGAAGCGATGTTGTTTGCTTTGTTAGGCAATGCATTCATACAAGGCGAGACGAACAATGTTCCCGCGGCGACAGGAGCGGAAAGACAGACGATCATGGGGAAATTAGCTTTGCCGTAG
- a CDS encoding serine hydrolase domain-containing protein: MANLDIAKISFFMEQEIEAGHLPGAVLYIAHRGKELLKHAYGSRVIYPEAAPMRTDTVFDLASLTKVIATLPAVLQMMDQGKLSLADPIGGFLPQFRNQQDEPIRIVHLLTHASGLRADIPGIRRLLHLSRDELVELILHEQPLHPPGTKVVYSDLGMILLGLIIESVSGEALNTYLRRELFNPLEMSETGFCPTFEGTRYAVTEFSEQRQAYKSGIVHDEKAEIMHGESGHAGLFSTVHDLANYAEMIRQKGVYKRRRILTSAATQLASRNFTPYDQEPRGLGWLLRNPRSFWFGGDYVSEQSFGHTGFTGTSLLFDPERDLQIILLTNRVHFGRTEHILQLRPRLHNLILSQLD, translated from the coding sequence GTGGCTAATTTAGATATCGCAAAGATAAGCTTTTTCATGGAACAGGAAATAGAGGCAGGACATCTACCTGGTGCGGTCCTTTATATCGCTCATAGGGGGAAGGAACTGCTGAAGCATGCTTATGGGAGTAGAGTAATCTACCCAGAAGCGGCTCCGATGAGAACAGACACGGTTTTTGACCTGGCTTCACTGACCAAGGTTATAGCAACATTGCCAGCGGTTCTTCAAATGATGGATCAAGGTAAACTTTCATTGGCTGATCCGATCGGGGGCTTTTTGCCGCAATTTCGTAACCAACAAGATGAACCTATTCGAATCGTACATCTGCTGACACATGCCTCAGGGCTTAGGGCGGATATTCCGGGCATACGAAGGTTGTTGCATCTATCCCGGGATGAGCTGGTGGAACTTATCTTACATGAACAACCGCTCCATCCCCCGGGTACTAAGGTTGTGTATAGTGATTTGGGTATGATATTGCTCGGCCTCATCATTGAATCCGTGAGTGGTGAAGCGTTAAACACTTATCTTCGTCGCGAGCTGTTTAATCCGCTGGAGATGTCCGAAACAGGTTTTTGCCCGACCTTCGAGGGTACACGCTATGCGGTTACTGAGTTCTCGGAACAGCGCCAAGCGTACAAGTCAGGCATTGTGCACGATGAAAAAGCAGAGATCATGCATGGCGAAAGCGGTCACGCTGGGCTATTCTCCACGGTTCACGATCTGGCGAATTATGCTGAAATGATCCGGCAGAAAGGCGTCTATAAGAGGCGGCGAATCCTTACTAGCGCAGCTACCCAGCTGGCATCCCGTAACTTTACACCTTATGACCAAGAACCTCGAGGTCTCGGCTGGTTGCTTAGAAATCCGCGAAGCTTCTGGTTCGGCGGCGATTATGTATCCGAGCAATCATTCGGGCATACTGGGTTTACAGGTACTAGTCTTTTGTTCGATCCTGAGCGGGATTTGCAAATCATATTGCTCACCAATCGGGTTCATTTCGGTCGAACCGAACATATCTTGCAGCTTCGCCCGAGGCTGCACAATCTCATTCTTTCTCAATTAGATTAG
- a CDS encoding GNAT family N-acetyltransferase, translating to MNYVPLTEDRLTELCVLWNRELGEQFPMQEQLFRQNSFDDVNVLQGGSWIAVDEGSGKAVGFIVAKQWQEQRELVLGAGAGWIQVLLVDRDFRRLGIGSELLKRAETALLERGVHKILLGRDPWHYFPGIPKEYPEVRAWFDAKGYKDDNRVENDLLAMYDEHTANELPRQEGVSYRLLESHEKDDLLAFFRRCFPGRWEYEAIRYFELGGTGREFVVVETDGHIVGFCRINDSSSPIIAQNVYWSPLFEDELGGIGPLGVDSAYQGRGFGLAVVQAGVHFLRERKIQKIVIDWTTLVAFYEKLNYHVWKSYDSYSKLV from the coding sequence ATGAACTATGTCCCATTAACAGAAGATCGGCTGACCGAATTATGCGTGCTGTGGAACCGAGAGCTTGGCGAGCAGTTTCCTATGCAAGAACAACTGTTCAGACAGAACAGTTTTGACGATGTGAACGTATTGCAGGGTGGTTCTTGGATTGCCGTTGATGAGGGGTCTGGGAAAGCAGTTGGTTTTATCGTTGCCAAGCAATGGCAGGAACAACGGGAACTTGTTTTGGGAGCTGGTGCAGGCTGGATCCAGGTATTGTTGGTTGATCGGGATTTTCGCAGACTTGGCATCGGAAGCGAGCTGCTGAAACGGGCTGAAACGGCTCTTTTGGAGAGGGGGGTTCATAAAATCTTGCTCGGTCGTGATCCGTGGCACTACTTCCCAGGAATCCCCAAAGAATACCCTGAAGTCAGAGCATGGTTCGATGCTAAGGGCTACAAGGACGACAATCGTGTGGAAAATGATCTACTGGCGATGTATGACGAACATACGGCGAACGAATTGCCAAGACAAGAAGGCGTTTCGTATCGGCTGTTGGAGAGTCATGAAAAGGACGATCTGCTTGCTTTTTTCCGACGCTGCTTCCCAGGACGTTGGGAATACGAAGCCATTCGCTATTTCGAACTGGGAGGAACGGGGCGCGAGTTTGTTGTGGTTGAAACAGATGGCCACATTGTTGGTTTTTGCCGGATTAACGACAGTTCATCTCCGATCATTGCTCAAAACGTTTACTGGTCGCCCTTATTTGAAGATGAGCTAGGGGGGATTGGGCCTCTAGGTGTAGATTCTGCTTACCAAGGCAGAGGTTTTGGGCTGGCGGTTGTTCAGGCAGGTGTTCATTTCCTTAGGGAGCGTAAAATCCAAAAGATCGTCATCGACTGGACAACACTCGTGGCTTTCTATGAAAAGCTAAATTACCACGTGTGGAAAAGCTACGATTCTTACTCGAAGTTAGTGTAA
- a CDS encoding exo-beta-N-acetylmuramidase NamZ family protein, which translates to MILNGIDCIERYAHLFEGKRVGLITAPTGLNKDFVSTIQIIHEKFNLVALFSPEHGVRGDLAAGALVDTYLDPLTGIPVYSLYRKDSKRLTQDMLDEVDIVVYDIQDVGTRYYTFIYTMLYALEDCAQAGKEFVVLDRINPLDGVTVEGNVLKSGFESFVGNYPLSVRYGLTPGEVAMMANDEKQWHGKLHVVRCEGWERNMLFPITGRPWIMPSIGIPRFETALLYPGTCIIEGTNLSEGRGTTVPFEIVGAPFIDAQQLADEMNAKKLPGVVFRPVYFKPSFSKFQGEQCAGVQIHVLDNRAVRPIDVGVTLMFTIKYNYEQFSFLPPFKEGSRPFIDLLGGDSHYRANEVDVPVMLEQFREESREFNRRKQPYHLY; encoded by the coding sequence ATGATCTTAAATGGTATCGATTGTATAGAACGGTATGCGCACTTATTCGAAGGGAAACGCGTAGGGCTGATTACTGCACCTACGGGATTAAATAAGGATTTTGTATCGACCATACAAATCATTCATGAAAAGTTTAATTTGGTCGCCTTGTTTTCGCCAGAGCATGGTGTTCGTGGGGATTTAGCAGCAGGTGCGCTGGTTGACACGTATTTGGATCCGTTGACGGGAATTCCCGTCTATAGCTTGTATCGGAAAGATTCCAAACGGCTGACACAGGACATGCTGGATGAGGTCGACATCGTCGTTTACGATATCCAAGATGTAGGAACCCGCTATTATACGTTCATTTATACAATGCTTTATGCTTTAGAAGATTGTGCCCAGGCTGGCAAAGAATTTGTCGTGCTAGACCGCATCAATCCGCTGGATGGTGTTACGGTAGAAGGTAATGTGCTTAAAAGCGGGTTCGAATCCTTTGTCGGCAACTATCCGCTCAGTGTTCGATATGGACTGACGCCTGGAGAGGTCGCGATGATGGCGAATGATGAAAAGCAGTGGCACGGGAAGCTGCATGTCGTACGCTGTGAAGGCTGGGAGCGAAATATGCTGTTCCCGATAACGGGACGACCATGGATTATGCCTTCCATTGGCATTCCTCGATTTGAGACAGCGCTGCTATATCCCGGCACTTGTATCATTGAAGGAACGAATCTATCGGAAGGCAGAGGCACGACAGTCCCGTTTGAGATCGTCGGGGCTCCATTTATTGATGCGCAGCAGTTAGCGGATGAAATGAATGCGAAGAAGCTGCCAGGCGTCGTGTTCCGTCCTGTTTATTTTAAGCCTTCATTTTCCAAATTTCAGGGAGAGCAGTGCGCAGGCGTGCAAATTCACGTGCTCGACAACCGTGCGGTTCGCCCGATTGATGTTGGCGTTACGTTGATGTTCACGATTAAGTATAATTATGAGCAATTTTCATTTTTGCCTCCTTTTAAAGAGGGCTCAAGGCCCTTTATTGATTTACTTGGCGGCGATAGCCACTACCGAGCGAATGAGGTTGATGTTCCGGTTATGTTGGAACAATTCCGTGAGGAAAGCAGAGAATTTAATAGAAGAAAGCAGCCATATCATCTGTACTAG
- the nagZ gene encoding beta-N-acetylhexosaminidase — protein MREIHEMSLQEKIGQMLLCGFEGIEPSAELEALIAQQRIGGVIYFARNVANTKQVAELSGSLQAIAERNGTLPLWISIDQEGGMVARITEGVALMPGSMALAAGHAGPEGAYEAAFISGTELRSLGINLNFAPDLDVNNNPDNPVIGVRSFGESPKLVAQYGSQAIRGFQDANVVATAKHFPGHGDTNTDSHLDLPTITHDEERIRAVELVPFVEAIQGGVDAIMSSHIYFPALEPSKLPVTLSKAVLTGLLREELGYDGVIMTDCMEMNAISEHYGTVAAAVMAVEAGADLVLISHRRDLQVGALAAIEQAVREGRIGEAQIDASVRRLLALKARRGVIAEQPRATAALEVGTAAHCAVAQRLSEASITLVKDEGQLLPLPRVRTLAITVAAAVSSGVDEAYAGVASLGAALAEHGLDVIDRVLPLADVSDRRPSVLAEAAAAEQIVIGTYNARFHPAQVELVRELQKLNKPLVVVALRVPYDLLEFPDVSTFIAAYESRPLALQSTARSLLGLLTPQGRLPVALGADYPAGWRWEEGQ, from the coding sequence ATGAGAGAAATACATGAGATGTCGCTGCAGGAAAAGATCGGACAGATGCTTCTTTGCGGTTTTGAAGGCATAGAACCGTCTGCAGAGTTAGAAGCCTTAATTGCACAACAGCGCATCGGCGGTGTTATTTATTTTGCACGGAATGTAGCGAATACCAAGCAAGTTGCTGAGTTATCGGGCAGTCTGCAAGCAATTGCAGAGCGAAATGGTACGTTACCGCTATGGATTTCCATTGATCAGGAGGGCGGCATGGTGGCCCGCATTACCGAAGGGGTTGCTCTTATGCCGGGCTCTATGGCGTTGGCTGCCGGGCATGCAGGTCCGGAGGGAGCTTATGAAGCGGCCTTTATTTCGGGTACAGAGCTGCGTTCGCTCGGTATCAATCTAAACTTTGCACCGGATCTGGATGTGAACAACAATCCGGATAATCCGGTTATTGGCGTGCGCTCGTTTGGCGAGTCGCCAAAGTTAGTCGCCCAGTACGGCAGCCAAGCTATACGGGGCTTCCAAGATGCGAACGTCGTTGCAACCGCCAAGCACTTTCCCGGTCATGGGGACACGAATACGGACTCGCATTTGGATTTGCCGACGATTACGCATGATGAAGAGCGGATTCGCGCTGTGGAGCTAGTACCTTTCGTAGAAGCCATCCAGGGCGGTGTTGATGCGATCATGTCATCTCACATTTATTTCCCAGCTTTAGAACCTAGCAAGCTGCCTGTTACGCTTTCCAAGGCTGTTCTGACGGGCTTGCTTCGAGAGGAGCTTGGCTATGATGGCGTTATCATGACCGATTGCATGGAGATGAACGCGATCTCCGAGCACTACGGTACGGTTGCCGCTGCCGTCATGGCGGTTGAAGCCGGCGCTGATCTCGTGTTAATCAGCCACCGTCGCGACCTCCAGGTCGGTGCCCTAGCGGCGATCGAGCAAGCTGTGCGCGAAGGACGTATTGGCGAAGCACAAATCGATGCTTCGGTCCGCCGCCTCCTCGCGCTAAAAGCGCGCCGCGGGGTCATCGCGGAGCAGCCTCGTGCTACAGCTGCGCTTGAGGTCGGAACCGCGGCGCATTGCGCGGTCGCTCAGCGGCTTAGCGAAGCGAGCATCACGCTCGTCAAGGACGAGGGGCAGCTGCTGCCGCTGCCGCGCGTGCGAACGCTGGCGATCACCGTGGCCGCAGCTGTTTCGTCGGGCGTCGACGAAGCGTATGCGGGTGTCGCAAGCTTGGGCGCTGCGCTGGCCGAGCACGGCTTGGACGTGATCGATCGCGTGCTTCCGCTTGCGGACGTGAGCGATCGTCGCCCCTCCGTGCTTGCGGAGGCAGCAGCTGCGGAGCAGATCGTCATCGGGACGTATAACGCCCGATTCCATCCAGCGCAAGTCGAGCTGGTGCGCGAATTGCAAAAGCTCAACAAGCCGCTTGTCGTTGTCGCGCTGCGCGTGCCGTACGATCTGCTGGAGTTTCCAGACGTATCGACGTTTATCGCTGCGTACGAAAGCCGACCATTGGCGCTGCAGAGCACGGCACGTTCACTGCTTGGCCTTTTAACGCCGCAAGGCCGTTTACCAGTAGCACTTGGCGCTGATTATCCAGCAGGCTGGAGATGGGAAGAGGGACAATAA
- a CDS encoding PIG-L deacetylase family protein — protein sequence MSEPKMTILAIGGHVGDAELTAGGVLAHHALKGDRIVTLALTAGERGVPAGQDMKEYRVQKVNEARTFAEMLGGESIVFDIPDGELQDSDEMRYRVCDVIRDVRPNVIITHFKNSMHKDHMTTHRIVNDARFFAGLSSFEREKPAHFAPKLYYAENWEDAVDYRPYVYVDFPKEAFDLWVKAVSTHWFVTGSKSFQYLEYYKHLMRVRGLEARKEYAQTFMVPEETMRIRQSEL from the coding sequence ATGAGCGAACCAAAGATGACTATACTAGCTATTGGAGGTCACGTAGGAGATGCCGAATTAACGGCAGGCGGCGTACTCGCCCACCACGCTCTGAAAGGTGATCGCATTGTTACGTTAGCGTTAACTGCGGGAGAACGTGGCGTTCCTGCTGGCCAAGACATGAAGGAATATCGTGTGCAAAAAGTGAATGAGGCTCGAACTTTTGCTGAGATGTTGGGCGGGGAATCCATCGTCTTTGACATTCCGGACGGTGAACTGCAAGATAGCGATGAAATGCGCTACCGCGTGTGTGATGTGATTCGCGACGTACGTCCGAATGTGATCATCACCCATTTTAAAAACAGCATGCATAAGGATCATATGACCACTCACCGTATTGTGAACGATGCGCGATTCTTCGCAGGGTTATCCTCATTTGAGAGGGAAAAACCAGCTCACTTTGCTCCGAAACTGTATTATGCCGAAAACTGGGAGGATGCCGTCGACTATCGTCCTTACGTTTATGTCGATTTCCCTAAAGAGGCGTTTGATCTATGGGTGAAGGCAGTTTCGACACACTGGTTCGTGACAGGCAGCAAATCGTTTCAATACTTGGAGTATTACAAGCATCTGATGCGTGTACGCGGCCTTGAAGCGAGAAAAGAATATGCGCAGACGTTCATGGTTCCAGAAGAAACGATGCGAATTCGTCAATCGGAATTATAA
- a CDS encoding N-acetylglucosamine kinase, protein MKKFAVGLDGGGTKTAVTIVDESGNVVHSFTSGAINYNGQDEASVGASLEEIFRTIASVCGGLMHCAQVCIGAAGVSNPTVKTRLESSVRACGYEGGLLITGDQDTALCGAHNAELGIILIAGTGSICYGKNERGDTHRAGGYGYLIDDEGSGYSIGRDLLAALVRAHDGRLSETVIASMVYEQLGMTSIQQVIGFVYDKQTNKKDIAALAPILSKACELGDKAALAIAENSAHSLLELVVPVAEKLAMQDGILAIAGSVLLKNNFIQKAFIEGLKGRFPAMTCITPKRDAASGAAQMALNRLQ, encoded by the coding sequence ATGAAGAAATTTGCAGTGGGACTTGATGGTGGAGGTACGAAAACCGCCGTAACTATCGTTGATGAGAGCGGAAATGTGGTTCATAGCTTTACTTCAGGGGCCATTAACTATAATGGACAGGACGAGGCAAGTGTGGGGGCCAGTTTAGAGGAAATCTTTCGTACAATTGCAAGCGTGTGCGGCGGGCTTATGCATTGCGCGCAAGTGTGCATTGGGGCGGCTGGTGTCAGCAATCCAACGGTCAAGACCCGTTTGGAGTCCAGCGTTCGAGCATGTGGCTACGAGGGAGGACTGCTCATAACCGGTGATCAAGATACTGCACTTTGCGGTGCGCATAATGCAGAACTTGGGATCATTCTGATCGCAGGTACTGGTTCTATTTGTTACGGGAAAAATGAAAGGGGTGACACGCATCGTGCTGGCGGTTACGGTTACCTCATTGATGATGAGGGCAGCGGCTACAGTATCGGGAGGGATCTGCTTGCTGCCCTCGTGCGTGCTCATGATGGACGATTGTCAGAGACTGTGATTGCAAGCATGGTGTATGAGCAACTAGGAATGACATCTATTCAGCAAGTCATTGGGTTTGTTTACGATAAACAGACGAATAAAAAGGATATCGCTGCACTGGCCCCTATTTTATCTAAGGCTTGCGAGCTTGGTGATAAAGCGGCACTGGCTATTGCTGAGAATAGTGCGCATTCCTTGCTCGAACTGGTTGTACCGGTCGCGGAGAAATTAGCGATGCAAGACGGCATACTGGCGATAGCTGGGAGCGTTCTGCTGAAAAACAACTTTATCCAGAAAGCGTTTATCGAGGGGCTAAAAGGACGTTTTCCGGCTATGACCTGTATAACACCTAAGAGAGATGCCGCTAGCGGCGCCGCCCAAATGGCGCTTAACCGTTTGCAGTGA